The Thioalkalivibrio nitratireducens DSM 14787 DNA segment TTGGTTCCCGCAGGGGCACGCAACCGGCAGCAGCGCAAACCGATGCCTCCGTGCGCGCAACGCGCACTGGCCGATATCGGCCGCAAGGAACCATAGACCGGCTCCTCCCCAAGCCTGCGCCGTGGGTCGCGGCACCGTGCCGTGCGGGCATTTGCCCCAGGGGTGGGGCAAATGCCCCATCTCTCTCCCTCCCCGGTACCCAAACCGCTGTTTTCCAGAACAATATATTTTGGCATGACGATTGCCTTTATCTGAACGCGGGGTTGACCGAAGCCCTGCCCGGCCGTCGTGCGCCAGCGCGGCCGGACAAGACAGAGAACCCGCGGACCGCTCGACCAGCGGGGACATACCAGAGGAGAGGACAGATCCATGCATAACACCCATCGCTTGCTCACGCTCGCCGTCGCCAGCGCATTCACCGCCGCCTGCGGAGGTTCCGGCTCCAGCACCGGGACCGGGGATCCCGGCCAGGAGGGGCTGAACCCGACCTCGCAGGAGGTGGTCATCCCGTTCCAGGCCCACGCAGCCGGAACGGCCATTGCCTGCGACCAGCCCCTGTATGGTCTGGGCCTCTCGGGCACCGAGGCACGGCTTACGGATTTCGCCCTGTTCGTGCACGATGTGCGCCTGGTTGCAGACGATGGCACCGAGATCCAGCTGGAACTCGAACAGAGCCCGTGGCAGTTCGAGAACGTGGCGCTGCTGGACTTCCAGAACCGTGGCGACTTCTGCCTCGGCGCGGACAAGCCGATGAACCACGAGGTGCGCGGCACCGCCGCCTACGACTCCGCCGCCACGACCATCGCCGGGCTGCGTTTCACCGTCGGCGTGCCGCACGACTTGAATCACATCGACGCGTCGACCGCGCCGAGCCCGTTGAACCGGACCCCGATGTTCTGGAACTGGCAGGGCGGCTACAAATTCATGCGCTTCGATGTCGAACCGGTCGGCGGGATCCTGCGACCGTCGGATCCGGAGTTCTCGGGTTCTCGCTGGAACTTCCACCTCGGCAGCACCGGCTGCACTGGCGATCCGGCCGTCGGCGAGACGGTGTCCTGCCTGCACCCGAACCGCGTGGACGTCGCGCTGGACGGCTTCTACCCGGAACAAAGCCACGTGAACATCGATTACGCCCGGCTGGTCGAGTCGAGCAACCTCGGCATCGACGACGGCGGCGCCGCCGGCTGCATGTCCGGAACGGGCGACCCCGAGTGTGGCCCCGTGTTCCAGCAGCTCGGCATCGCGCTCGGGGACGGCCCAGAGCCGTCGCTGCCGCAAGCCGTGTTCACCGTCGGCCAGAACTGACCCGAAGCCGACCCTCCCAGAGCACAACGTGACGCCGGCGCGCCCCGCCGGCGTCACGGCCTCGTTCTGCCCGCATCTCCCGGAGAACTCCCGTGACACGCACCCGTGCTCCCCAGCATCGGCCTTCATGTAGCGCATGGCCTGATTCCATCCACCACCGCGTCTCGCGCCCCATGCGCCCGCTACCTCAGCCCGGCAGGCTGCACCGGATCCGAGAATCCGGCGCATGGGGGGTGGCCGCGACCGGACTGGCGCTTCTCTTGCTGTTGCCCGGCTGCGGCAGCGAGACCTTCGTCGACGACCACGGCGCCCGACTCAGCGCCTTCGAGTACGACGTGCCCGAACGGATTCCGCTGCCCGTCGAACCCGAGGGCAATCCGATGACCGAGGAGAAGTTCCAGCTCGGCCGGCACCTGTTCTTCGACACGCGCCTTTCGGCCAATGGGACGATCGCCTGCGCGTCGTGCCACCACCAGGACAAGGCCTTCGCGGACGGTCGCGCCCTGCCGGTCGGCGCGACCGGCGAAGTGCACCCCCGCAATTCGCAGGGGCTGGTCAACGCCGCCTACTTCCCATCGCTGACCTGGGCCAACCCGGTCCTGCTGACCATCGAGCAGCAGATCATGATCCCACTCTTCGGCGAGGAACCGGTCGAACACGGCATCAACGACAGCAACCGGGATCAGATCCTGTACGAACTGGAGACCGATCCGGTCTACCAGCGCCTGTTCGCCGACGCGTTTCCCGACGACGACCAGCCCTTCACCTTCCACCGGGTGGTGCAGGCACTGGCCAGCTTCGTACGCGGCATCACGGCGTTCAGTTCCCGCTTCGACCGCTACCAGGAAGGCGACCGCGACGCTCTGACCGCCAGCGAGCGACAGGGCATGGAACTGTTTTTCAGCGAGCGGATGGAATGCTTCCATTGCCACGGCGGGTACAACTTCACGAATTCGGTCTACGACCGCAGCCATTTCTTCCGCGAGATGCCGTTCCACAACACCGGCCTGTTCAACATCGACGGGCTGGGCGGCTACCCGGAACCCAACACCGGTGTTCACGAGATCACCGGGCGGCCGGGCGACATGGGCCGGTTTCGGGCCCCCAGCCTGCGCAACGTGGCACTGACCGCACCCTACATGCACGACGGGTCCATCGAAACCCTGGAAGAGGTGATCCAGACCTACGCCGCGGGCGGTCGCAATGTCACCACCGGCCCGCATGTCGGCGATGGCCGGATGAACCCGTTGAAGGACGGTTTCGTGGTCGGCTTCCAGCTCTCGGACGCCGAACTCCAGGCGGTGCTCGATTTCCTGCACGCGTTGACCGACGAATCCGTAACCACCAATCCACGCTTCAGCAACCCCTGGGAAGAACAGGAATGAAACCGACCGCATGCATCGACCGCGGGAACATGGTTCCCGGCGTTCCCATCGCCCTCCTCGCAGCCGCCGTCGCCGCATCCCTGGCCCTGACCGCGCGTCCGGGCCACGCCCATGCACCGGTCTCGGCACCGGCGAAGACCGAGGTCAGTGCCGGATTGTCTCTGACCTGGCGATCCCAGGGCGTAGTTGACGACGGTCTGCCCTGGCGCATCCCTGGCGCCCTGATGGGCGGCCACGCGCTGCCGGCCCAGGAAGGCCTGGAGCTCGATGATGCCTTCCTGGGGATCCGACACCCTTTGAGCGATCGGCTGCACGTAGGTGCGAAGATCGCCGCCCACGGCCACGGGGGCGACAGCGGGGACGTGGACATCGAGCTCGAGCATGCGTTTGTGGGCTTCTCGCACGAACTCGCGCACCAGCCCGTACTGTTCGAGGCGGGGCGAATGTCGCCGCGCTTCTCGCCGGCAGTTGCCGAACACCCGTCCACCCGGCTGTTCAGCGAAGCGCCACTGGCGATGGACGTGTTCCTGGGCCGTCATTACCACGACGAAGGGATCCTGCTGATGCGTTCAGACCCCGACGGACTCTCGGCCGGTGTCGAGCTCTGGCGGGGTTCGAACTTTCCCGCCACCAGCGGCTCCGGCGGCGGCGCCTGGGATCTGTTCGCTACCTACCGCTGGTCCGGCCACCGTCAGCAGGCAGACGTCGGACTCTGGCACCTGCATGCCGATGCCCGGCTCCGCCCCGATGCGCGTTACCAGGAAGGCCACAGCCACGGGCTTCCGAACGAGGAAATGCCGCCGGACATCCGCTTCACCGGCGACACCCGGCTGACTGGACTGCACGGCAGCGTCCGCCACTTCGTTCGTCCGGACCTGGCGATTGGCGTCAGCGGCGAGTTCCTGGACGCCCGCAGCGACGGAGCGCTGTCGGATGCCCTGCGCCGGGCCGACTACACCGGTGACTACCGGGGCGGCTGGATCCAGCCCGAATTGCACTGGGGCCGGCACACGCTGGGGCTTCGATATGAGCGACTGGAGCTCAAGAACGAATTGCACGGGGCCGCCGCGCCGGGACTCGCGGAGGATGCCAACCTGCTCAATGACGACGACCCAGAACGTCTCGGGATCGCCTGGCGTTATCGCTTCGACCACGGTCTCGCAGTCCGGGTCGAATGGACCCGCGACCAGTCGCTCCCCGACCGCAGCAACCGCTTCGGAATCGGCCTGGTCTGGCAGCAGACACGTCCACTCCGTGGTCTTTGACCCGAAAGACGGTTCTTTCGGGAGTTCAGCACTGCCCGGATGGCGGCCGCGTCAGCGCGGCCGCCATCCCTCGAACCCCCACGTCAGGGATTGCGGGTCGCGAACGCGAGACGTTCAACGCCGCTGTGTTGCACCACGCTTACCAGCTCGGCGACCTTCTGGTAGGGGACCGACGCGTCCGCACCCAGCCGGACCACCACACGAGGCTCCTTGCCGACGTACTCTTCCAACAAGCCCGCAAGTGCCTCACGCTGCACTGGCACATCGTCCAGCAGTAACCGGCCATCGCCATGCAGCACCAAGGTCACCACCGTAGGCTCGGCGTCTGCAGGCGCCTCCACCCGTGGCAGATCCACGCCAAGGGCCTGGGCGAACACGGGGGCTGCGATGATGAACATCACCAGCAAGACCAGCATCACGTCCACCAGCGGAACCACATTGATTTCCGACAGCGGTTGATCCTCGTCGCCCAGCAACCCCCCGGCCATCAGACGACCCTCCCCGGTCGCAGCGGCGCGGCCGGTGCAGCCATGCCATCTCCTGGGACCCCGCTGCAGGCCAGCATCTGCAGGGCGTTGCCCTCCAGCACTCCCATGATACGCCGCAACCGACGCAGCAGCAGGTTGTAACCGACGACCGCCGGGATCGCGGTGAACAGGCCGGCTGCGGTCGCGACCAGCGCCTCGGCCACCGGTCCGGCGATCAAATCCATCGAGATCGCCCCCCCGGCCCCGCCCAGAGCCTGCAGGGCATGCATGATGCCCCATACCGTCCCGAGCAGACCAATGAACGGAGCCGTGTTTCCGGTCGTCGCGAGTGCGACCAGCCCGGTTTCGAGGCGTGCACGCTGGGACCGTACCCGGTGGGCCACCAGGTCCCGTAGGTCGTCGCGGTCCGTTCCCCGGAGGTGGGCCCACCTTAAGTCCGCGAAGACCCGGCTCGACGGTGAACCCGGTCTCAACACGTTTCCGAGTCCCTCGGAAGACCACTCGCTCAAGGCTGCCGCGCCGCGCTGCTCGATCGTGAAAACGCGCCGCAACTGCACGCCCTTGTACAGGATCACGGTCCAACTCAACACCGACAGCGCCACCAGCAGCAGGAAGACGCCGCGTACCACCAGGTCGGCGTGCCCCCACCAACCCAGCCAAAGGTCACCATCCATCGTTCTCTCCTCGCTCAAGGTCTCGTGATACGGCACCCCGCTGCAGCGACGCGCAGCATTGCCTGATGCCAGGTCTCGTCTAGCCGTCCGCCAGCCGAAAACGGATCGGCACCTCCACCGTCGCCACCACCGGGCGGCCCTCGCGTCGGGCCGGCTCGAAATGCCAGCGCCGGACGGCATCCTGCGCAGCGGCATCCAGCACCCGGAATCCCGAGCCCGAGTGCACGGTCACCGAGAGCACCCGACCATCGGCTCCCACCTCGACCTCGAGCAATACCAGCCCTTCCATTCCGCGGCTGCGCGCAGCGGCCGGATACACGGGCTCTGGGTTGTTCAGGTAGGCCGCCTGGCTCGACGGCGGCACGAACGCCGGAGGTTCGGGCGGCCCGGCATCGGTGTCCTCCGCGGCCGTGCGCCCCGGCGGCTCGGCGTCCCGAACGGGCCTGGGTTCCGGCCTGAGTTCCGGTTCGGGTTCCGATTCGGGTTCCGGTTTGGGTTCCGGTTTGGGTTCCGGTTTGGGTTCCGGTTTGGGTTCCGGTTTGGGTTCCGGTTTGGGTTTCCGGCTCGGGTTCCGGCTCGGGTTCCGGCTCGGGTTCCGGCTCGGGTTCCGGCTCGGGTTCCGGCTCGGGCGTCCCGGCCGGGAGCTCCGGTGCGGGAGCGGCCAGACGAACCATTTCGAACCCGGTCACCACGGCTGGCGGCTGCTCGGGGTCCTCTCCGGACCAGCCGAGCATGGCCACCATTGCGGCATGGAGCCCGAGCGCAACCGCAAGCGCGGCGGCCTGTCCCACGACGCACGGGACGGAAATCGGTTCAGCAGGGGCCGCCATTCCAGGATGGACTCGATGCACCGGAGTGTGTTGCCACGTTCAGGCAGATCCACCGCTCGACACGATCCAGCGACAGACGCCCACTGACCGCTTGGCGCTCATGGCCTTGTGGATAGAAATACGTTCGCGGCAGCTCGCCGTACCAGCCGGGGTCGATCGCGACTCGCAGGCGTTGCACGAACGGATCGGCGAAGATCCAGCGCTCCTGGCCATCGAGTCCGTGGTCAGTCAGAAATGTCTCGACCTGGTGCCGGTCTTCATAGGGGTCGACGGAGACGAGAACGAGCGCAAGGTCGGGGAACCGGCGGGCCAGGTCGGACCAGTGCGGCAACTCGGCCCGGCACGGTCCGCAGTCGAGGGACCACAGTTTCAGGATGAATGGCCCGCCAGCATGGCTGTCCTCGATCTCGTCGATGCTGTCCTGCACGAACGGGCGTAACCCGGCGTCAGCCGCCCATGCCCCTGAGCACAGCACCGGGACCGTCAGCATAGCCTGTGCCCGGACGAAGGCCGGTCGCCAGGTCATGGCGCCGAAACCTGGAAGAGCTGGTATCCGGCCGCAGGCCCGTGCCAGGACAGCAGGGCCTCGCCCCTGCTCTCCAGCCACAGCGGATGGTCCGCCGGACCTGGCATTCGCGCCTGTTCAAACGGGGCACCCCAGCGCCGGCCGCCATCGGCCGATTGCATCACCTTGAGGATCGTGTCGTCACCGTCGACCTCGGTCCATGCGATCGCCACGCGTGCACCGAGGGACAGTACATCCGGATGGCTCGCCGACCGGTCACGTCGACCCACCGGCAAGGGGTCCGAGAAAGCCCGGCCTGCATCCGTCGAGTGGGCATAATACGGTCCGCGCCGCTGCTCGCTGGCATTGGTGAACCAGACCATGTGGTATACACCGTCGTCGTGTATCGACAGGCCGGGACCGTGGTGCGGACAGGCGTCGATTTCCCATCCGTCCTCGCTGGCTCGGCGCAGTTCCCCGGGCCTGCCGTGGCCGCGAAAGGCCAGCAGCGCGTGGTCTCGGGTACTCGTTCCGAAGACGTGGCGCCAGATCAGCACGGGCAGACCGTCCGGATCCATGTCCAGGGCAATTCGACAACACTGACAGCTGTGGTCTGCGAGCTTGCGGTTGACCGAGAAGCTCCGGCCGCCGTCCGTGGACCGGGCGTAGTAGAGGGCCGACCCCGGGTAGCGATGGCCGACACGGTCGGCAGCAGCGGCATCGCGCGCGTCCAGCCAGGCGAGGAACACCGCGCCCTCGCCATCGACACCGAGGGCATCGAACCGGTGGCTGATCGGCTCGCGATTGTCGTTGACCGTAACCGGGTTGGAAAAACGGGTACCGCCGTCGAGGGAGCGACTGAAGCGGATATCCCCGCTGAAACGGCGCTCCAACCGCCGCGTGTACGACACATACAATTCGCCGGCGGGACCCAGCGCCAGCTTGGGACGGTTCTCGCCGTTATGGTCGATCGGTTCGGGCTCCGGATTGATCGCGACCGGTGCGTCGAAGGTCTGGCCCCGATCGTCGGACGCGGCCACCAGCACCCGGTCCCGCTGTACCCAGGCGACCCGTAGCCGCCCCTCTCCGTCGATCACCGGGGTCGGTGTGTGCCCGCAGTGTACCGAGAGCGGGGCCGGGTCGTTGCGGCAGTCGGGGTGACGAGACGTGTCGGTCGTCCCGCCGTCGGTGGCATCGGCCGGCAGTGGCGTGAACACGCAGACCACTGCCGCCAGCACGGCGACCCTCATCGGATTCTGCACCATCGCTCGCCCCCTCACTGGAATCGGTACCGAACGCCGGCATAGACGGTACGGGGAAGCCCGGGGGCCAGTTCTTCGCCACGGGCCTGGGTAAAGGCCGAGGCGGTCGCGTACCGTTCGTCGGTCAGGTTGTGCACACGCCCGAAGACCTCGAGGTCGTCGCCGATCCGGTAGGCCATGCGCAGGTGCACCAGGTCGTGCCCGCGGTAACGCGTCGTGTTCTCGTCGTCCATCCAGTAGCGCCCAACGCGCTCCCATTCCAGTTCGCCGTGCAGGCCTTGCAGCCAGGCAGGTCGGTACCCCAGCCGCGTGCTGGCCACCAGGCGGGGGGCAGAACTCATCTCGTTGCCGGCGAAATCGAGCCCGGTCCGCGGACTCCATTCCTCGAAGGTATGGCGCGAATGGCTGAGAGCCACGTCCAGCCGCAGCGCCTGCCCGAGGTCGGAACCCACGCCGACCTCGACGCCGCGGTGCCGCGTCCGTCCCGCATTCGTGGTTTCTGGCACCCCCGTGGCCGTGTCGGTAAACCGTACGATGTCGTCGCGCTTATCGAGCTGGTACAGGGTGAATTCGAAATCCATGCCCTCGCCGATGCGGCCACGCAGTCCCAGTTCGTAACTGTCGGCCTTGACGGGATCGAGGTCGACGCTCCCGACCGCTGTCCCGGGCCGGAACAACTGGCCCTCGGAGGGGGCGCGGAAGGCATGGCGGTAGGCGGCGAAACCACTCAGCCGCGGGTGGAACGCGTAGGTCGCGCCCAGCTTCGGGCTCCAGCTCTCGAAATCGACCTGGGTGCTCTCGGGCCTCCGATGCCGTTCGCTCGGTGGTGTGTCGAGCCGGTCCTTGTAGTCGTAACGCATGCGGTCGTAGCGCAGGCCGGCGCTCAGACGCA contains these protein-coding regions:
- a CDS encoding MbnP family copper-binding protein, which produces MHNTHRLLTLAVASAFTAACGGSGSSTGTGDPGQEGLNPTSQEVVIPFQAHAAGTAIACDQPLYGLGLSGTEARLTDFALFVHDVRLVADDGTEIQLELEQSPWQFENVALLDFQNRGDFCLGADKPMNHEVRGTAAYDSAATTIAGLRFTVGVPHDLNHIDASTAPSPLNRTPMFWNWQGGYKFMRFDVEPVGGILRPSDPEFSGSRWNFHLGSTGCTGDPAVGETVSCLHPNRVDVALDGFYPEQSHVNIDYARLVESSNLGIDDGGAAGCMSGTGDPECGPVFQQLGIALGDGPEPSLPQAVFTVGQN
- a CDS encoding methanobactin export MATE transporter MbnM, with the translated sequence MTRTRAPQHRPSCSAWPDSIHHRVSRPMRPLPQPGRLHRIRESGAWGVAATGLALLLLLPGCGSETFVDDHGARLSAFEYDVPERIPLPVEPEGNPMTEEKFQLGRHLFFDTRLSANGTIACASCHHQDKAFADGRALPVGATGEVHPRNSQGLVNAAYFPSLTWANPVLLTIEQQIMIPLFGEEPVEHGINDSNRDQILYELETDPVYQRLFADAFPDDDQPFTFHRVVQALASFVRGITAFSSRFDRYQEGDRDALTASERQGMELFFSERMECFHCHGGYNFTNSVYDRSHFFREMPFHNTGLFNIDGLGGYPEPNTGVHEITGRPGDMGRFRAPSLRNVALTAPYMHDGSIETLEEVIQTYAAGGRNVTTGPHVGDGRMNPLKDGFVVGFQLSDAELQAVLDFLHALTDESVTTNPRFSNPWEEQE
- a CDS encoding ExbD/TolR family protein → MAGGLLGDEDQPLSEINVVPLVDVMLVLLVMFIIAAPVFAQALGVDLPRVEAPADAEPTVVTLVLHGDGRLLLDDVPVQREALAGLLEEYVGKEPRVVVRLGADASVPYQKVAELVSVVQHSGVERLAFATRNP
- a CDS encoding MotA/TolQ/ExbB proton channel family protein, whose translation is MDGDLWLGWWGHADLVVRGVFLLLVALSVLSWTVILYKGVQLRRVFTIEQRGAAALSEWSSEGLGNVLRPGSPSSRVFADLRWAHLRGTDRDDLRDLVAHRVRSQRARLETGLVALATTGNTAPFIGLLGTVWGIMHALQALGGAGGAISMDLIAGPVAEALVATAAGLFTAIPAVVGYNLLLRRLRRIMGVLEGNALQMLACSGVPGDGMAAPAAPLRPGRVV
- a CDS encoding energy transducer TonB, coding for MPPSSQAAYLNNPEPVYPAAARSRGMEGLVLLEVEVGADGRVLSVTVHSGSGFRVLDAAAQDAVRRWHFEPARREGRPVVATVEVPIRFRLADG
- a CDS encoding TlpA family protein disulfide reductase, with the protein product MTWRPAFVRAQAMLTVPVLCSGAWAADAGLRPFVQDSIDEIEDSHAGGPFILKLWSLDCGPCRAELPHWSDLARRFPDLALVLVSVDPYEDRHQVETFLTDHGLDGQERWIFADPFVQRLRVAIDPGWYGELPRTYFYPQGHERQAVSGRLSLDRVERWICLNVATHSGASSPSWNGGPC
- a CDS encoding sialidase family protein, with amino-acid sequence MVQNPMRVAVLAAVVCVFTPLPADATDGGTTDTSRHPDCRNDPAPLSVHCGHTPTPVIDGEGRLRVAWVQRDRVLVAASDDRGQTFDAPVAINPEPEPIDHNGENRPKLALGPAGELYVSYTRRLERRFSGDIRFSRSLDGGTRFSNPVTVNDNREPISHRFDALGVDGEGAVFLAWLDARDAAAADRVGHRYPGSALYYARSTDGGRSFSVNRKLADHSCQCCRIALDMDPDGLPVLIWRHVFGTSTRDHALLAFRGHGRPGELRRASEDGWEIDACPHHGPGLSIHDDGVYHMVWFTNASEQRRGPYYAHSTDAGRAFSDPLPVGRRDRSASHPDVLSLGARVAIAWTEVDGDDTILKVMQSADGGRRWGAPFEQARMPGPADHPLWLESRGEALLSWHGPAAGYQLFQVSAP